In Candidatus Finniella inopinata, the genomic window GTTTGGGCGTCGAGGTTCTAAGTCCTGATCCATCGGCCATTTTGCCATTTCAAAAAAATTTAAAGGGGTTGGTTTTGACCCATGCCCACGAAGATCATGTGGGTGCCATTCCTTACTTATGGCCTTACCTTCGGTGCCCTTTGTATGCAACACCCTTTACGGCCGCCATCATTCGCCAAAAAATTTCTGATAAGATTTGGGCTGACGAGGTTGAGATTATTGAGGTTCCCCTGTCAGGAACAGTTCAAATCGGCCATTTTAAGGTTGAATTTATCACCATTACCCATTCGATTGCTGAACCTAATGTTTTAGCCATCACAACACCCTTAGGGACGGTCATTCATACGGGCGACTGGAAAATTGATCCCCATCCTTTGGTTGGCGAGGCAACGAACTTCAAACGCCTTCAAGAATGGGGCGATCAGGGTGTTCTGGCCCTTGTTTGTGATTCGACCAATGCCTTAAGCGAGGGGTCATCGGGATCCGAACAGGACGTCAGGGATGAATTGAACCGACTGATTGGTGAGTTTCCCAACCATCGCGTAACGGTTGCGTGTTTTGCGTCTAACATTGCCCGGCTGGAAACGATTGGCCTGACGGCTGCTGCCCATGGACGCAAGGTTTGCCTGGTGGGTCGTTCTTTATATCGCATGGTCGCCGCCGCCCAATATGCTGGTTATTTGAACAACCTGCCTGGGTTCATAAGCGACCGCGAAGCCGTAGACATGCCACCAGAGAAGGTTTTGTTTATCACAACTGGCTCACAAGGCGAAGCCCGGTCGGGGTTGGCCCGCATTTCTAGCCTGCAGCATCCGGTTATTAAAATGGGCCCCCGCGACGTGGTATTTTTCTCATCACGTGTTATTCCAGGCAATGAACGTCATATTGGATCTTTGCAAAATCGTTTGGTCCAAAGTGGAGTTACTTTGATTACCGCCAACGATGAGGATATTCATGTCTCGGGCCATCCCGCCCGTGATGAGCTGAAGCAAATGTATCAATGGGTGCGCCCCCGTTCTGCCATTCCTGTACACGGCGAAGCCCGTCACCTGCACGCGCATGCGCAACTGGCCAAGGAGCAAGGAGTCAATGACGTCTTAGCCACCCAGAATGGCAGCTTGATTCAGCTGGGTGCCGAATCTGTGTCGGTGATTGAACAGGTTCAAACGGGGCGTTGGGCCCTGGATGGGGACCGTATGATTCCCATGGACAGCTTAGTTTTAAAACAACGCAATAAACTTTCTATGCAGGGCATTATCTTTATAACCGTGGGGATCAGTGCATTAGGCAGCAGAACACGATTACCTCAATTCACCTTGTTGGGGGTTTGTCAACCAGGCGAAGAAGAGCAAGACCTTAAGCGCGATCTTCAATGTTTGGTAAGGGATATGCCATCGGCTGACTTTATAAAGGATGAAACCAATTCGATGAACGACTTGCGGAAAGTTGTTAGGCAGCTTGTTAATCAACGACTTGGCAAAAAGCCCTTGGTAGAGATTCACATTGTGAAAGATTGATATACCCAATTCAGGTCATTTCGCCGGAATTCAGTCGCCCCTTGAAGACCTGTATTGTGCCCCCCTCGTCACCCATTGTCACCCCCGCGAAGGCGGGGGTCCAGTTGTATTGTTGTCTGGATTCCCGTCTGCACGGGAATGACATCCGAGGTGCTTATGTATGGGAAAAATCCCGCAAAATCATTTGAATGGGGTATACACATTTCACTTAATAAGAAAGCGACCCCATCACGGCAAGGAGCTATCGCTCCGTGGCCATCCATGTATTCTTCCTATAATGTAAATTTATTTCCAGCATATTGACGTTTTGTTAACCTTTATAAAATAGACTTTAATTAAAGATTACAGAAATCTTGTTATTGTTTAATTATTATAAGGAGCATAAACAATGTTAAAGAGTTTGAAATATATCGTAGCCATGGGGTTGATAGCCCTGGGTTATGCAGACAGCGCCAAGGCTGGGATGTTTGATAATATTAGCCGCCGGATGGGAGAGGCCGCAGGACCAGGTAGCGCTACTTGTACCAGAAGTGTCGCAACTGCCCAAAAAGCAAAAAATCCCAAAAACTATGCCTTTGCTATGCGATGTGCAACCGAAGTTGACCCTATGAAAATTAAAAATTTTTCAGAGGCATTTGTTAAAAGCCATTGCACAGACATGAAAAAAGTAAAAGATAAAACGCTTAAAGTGGCATGTAAAACAGCCAATCTAGCCCATAAAACACATAAGCATATTGCAGCTGCCAAAGCACATGACGTTTCTAAAAAAGAATCTGAGAAAAAGCGTCTGCAACACGAAAAAGCACTAGCTAATCAGCAAAAAGCACGTGATGCCCATGCAGCTGCTATCCAGAAACAAAAACAGGCAGAGCAGGACGCAGCCGATGCTGAAAACGAAAGAGCAGAAGCAGAGCAGGCTCAACGAGACGATTCAGATAATAACGATGACGGCGAGCAAATGAACGATGAAGACCAGGATGGCGCCGCTGGAGGCGACGAAGGCGAAGAGGATGATAGTGGAACTACTGAAGAAGACGAAGAGGAGGAGGGTGACTCGTTGTATAGCGGATCTATGGGTGGCTACGGCCGTCAACAAGCTTTAGGTGATAGGATGGAGAGGAAGGCGAGGAAGGGAAATAAGAGAGATTATTAAAAAAATAAAAATACCCTATTCAGCACTCTGTCACACAGACAGGGTGCTTTTTCTTTACACCAGAAACACCATAAGGAGAATAAACAATGTTAAAAAATTTGAAATATATCTTAGCAATAGGACTGATGGCTCTTGGTTATGCAGACAGCGTGGATGCTTCTGAAAAGGCCGACCCACAGGCTTTTGTCGAAAAATACTGCACAGGAAAAGCAAATGAAGCGAAAATGAAAACGAATAAACACCTTAAAGCTGCTTGTGATGAAGCCATGGCTGCCAACGCCGCTCCTGCTTCTGATGACGACGAAGAGCTGGATGGTGGTGGACCAGAAGATGTCCAAAGAGGCGGCGTGACGAAGGCTCAATACGACGCACACATGCGTAAAAAAAGGTAAGCGCGGGGTAATTAGAACAACTCAGAAGGTCATCGTAATTTAATCGCACCCTAAAAACACTTCATGCAGCACTTTGCCACACAGACAGGGTGCTTTTTTTATAAAAGTCACAATACCCTCCGGACGAAACCATAGCTAATTTACAGACCGTCTTCCTGTTTTTTTCATGGAAATACCAGAATGTCTGTTCATCTAAATGAATTTGGTCTTAATAAATTTACAACCAGTTTTATAAAACCATTTCCACCTTTTGATCATTAAAGGGTAAAAAGGATATAGGATGCCTTAGTATCCCCTTTTGTAAAACACAGAAACTGAGAATAAAAATTTAGAAATGCTAGAAAAAACCTTTAACCCGAAAAGCTTTGAATCGATTCGCTACCTTCAGACGCAGCCCTTTTTTAAGGCTGACCCAACGTCAGATAAAAACCCGTTTACCCTGATGATGCCGCCGCCCAACGTGACCGGCAGCCTGCATTTGGGGCATGCGTTGACGTATACACTGCAAGATATTCTGGTGCGCTTTAAACGCCAATGCGGGTTTGATGCCTTATGGCAACCAGGAACCGACCATGCTGGCATTGCGACACAAATGGTGGTGGAGCGTCAATTGGCTGAAAAAAACATATCGCGACAAGACTTGGGGCGGGATGCTTTTTTGGAAAAGGTTTGGGAATGGAAAAAAGAATCAGGGGACACGATTGTTGAACAACAGCGCCGGTTGGGCATTTCACCCGACTGGGAACGGTCGCGCTTTACCATGGATGAAGGGTTGTCTGAAGCCGTCAGCAAAGTCTTTATAGAGCTTTATCAAAAAGGTCTTATCTATCGCGCTAAACGCCTTGTTAATTGGGATTCCAAGCTTAAAACAGCCATTTCTGATTTAGAGGTTATCAACCAAGACGTTAAGGGACACCTGTATTATATTCGCTATCCACTGGCTGATGATCCAACGCAAGGCATCCTGGTGGCAACAACACGGCCCGAGACTTTGTTCGGGGACACAGCTGTGGCCGTGCATCCCGATGATGAACGGTATCAGCACCTGATTGGTAAAATGGTCCACCTGCCCCTTACGGACAGGGTTATTCCCATCATCGCCGATACCTATTGCGACCCCGAAAAGGGCACAGGGGCTGTCAAAATAACCCCAGGCCATGACTTTAATGACTTTGCTGTGGGTGAACGCCACGGCCTGCCGCAGATCAATATTTTAGATGCCGATGCTTGTTTGAACGATCAGGTGCCTGCAGAATTTCAAGGATTGTCGGTTGACAAAGGTTGTGAAAAAGTTGTGACCGAACTGGCCGAGCATGCCCTGTTGATAAATGTAGAGGCGATAACCCATGCCGTTCCTTATGGTGATCGGTCAGGCGTTCAAATCCAGCCATGGTTGACCGACCAGTGGTTTGTGGATGCCAAGGTTTTGGCTGAGCCGGCGATTAAAGCCGTAGAGGAAGGCCGCATCCGTTTCGTGCCCGAACAATGGAATAATACGTATTTCGAGTGGCTACGGAACATTCAGCCTTGGTGTATTTCGCGGCAAATTTGGTGGGGGCATCAGATCCCTGCGTGGTACGGCCCTGATGGTCATGTCTTCGTGGCTAAGGACGACGAGGCGGCCCAGGCACAAGCCATCGCCCATTATGGCGAAAAGGTTAACCTGACCCGCGATACCGATGTTCTGGATACATGGTTTTCATCCGCCTTATGGCCTTTTTCCACCCTGGGTTGGCCTCAGGACGAAACGCTATTAGACCGTTACTATCCAACAGATGTGTTAATCACCGGCTTTGATATTATCTTCTTTTGGGTCGCCCGCATGATCATGATGGGGCTGTACTTTAAGGATGATGTTCCATTTCGCACCGTTTACATTCACGCGTTGGTGCGCGATGAAAAGGGTCAAAAAATGTCCAAGTCAAAGGGGAACATTATCAACCCTTTGGAAATTATTGACAAGTATGGAACCGATGCGTTGCGCTTTACCCTGGCTGCCCTAGCCGCCCCCGGGCGTGACATAAAGTTGGGCGAATCGCGTGTGGAAGGCTACCGCAATTTCCTGACCAAAATTTGGAACTCTGCCCGCTTTTTGCAAATGAACGACTGCACTTATAACCCAGATTTTGACAGTAACAATTGCCAACATTTGTTGAACCGTTGGATTGTTTATAAAACAAAAATGTTGGCCAGGGATGTTCACCAACACCTGGAAACGTATCGTTTTGATTGGGGTGCGCAAAGCCTGTATCAATTCCTGTGGGGGAATTTTTGCGATATTTATATTGAATGCTTGAAGCCGCTGTTACATGAAACGGACGACCAGGACCTCCATCAAGAAACCCGTCAAACCGCCAGCTGGGTTTTGCTGGAATTTTTGAAGGTTGCCCACCCGTTCATTCCGCTAGTGACCGAAGAATTGTGGCACGCCTTTTACCCGAACGCGCCTCACTTATTGATTCAAAGCGCTTGGCCCGCCATCGATGGGGCATTAGCAGAGAATAAAGACTTAAAGGCCGTGGACTTTGCCTTAAGCATCGTGGCCGAAGTGCGGTCGCTTCGCGGATTGTTCAATCTGTCCCCTAACCTAAAGATCCCTTTGCTGTTAGATGGTGGTTGCATGAATGACGCAACCGTTTTGCAAGCCCATCAGTCGTGGATTTTGCACCTTGCGCGTTTAGAAAGCTTTGACTTCAACCCAAAGGACGAAGAAAAACAGAAAAGCGTTCCGTTTGTGATCGGACAAAACACTTTCTACTTAAAGTTAGGGCATTTAATTAATCTTGAGGCTGCCTATAAAGTTTTGGACATCAAGTTGGAAACGTTGATGAAAGAATCAAACCACTTAGAGAATAAACTTCGAAACACTGCCTATCAGCAGGCAAAACCTGAATCATGGCAGACTGACAAACAGTTGTTAGAAACGAAACAGCACGAACAAAAACGGTTGAGGCGAATTGTGGAGGGGTAAATTTATGAGACTGATACAGTTCATTGAAGGTTCTCCTCCTTTAGACAGCATACGACATCCAGCCCAGATGCTTATTTATAACAAATGGCATTATGCAAGCAATGAAAGTTCAACATAGCTTTATCACATAATTTCTGACCTAAAATGTGATCTATTGATTTGTCATATGATTCTAATGTTTGTTTATGCAGCTTTTCTGCTAGATCTGGATCATCATATCTAAGAGCACGTTCTGTACCTAATGCTTTCAATAACCCATCCATTTTGGGTGTATTACTATTCAGCGCAATAAATCTTGTGCCCAGACAACCCGCAGCTATTGTATGATGAAATCTCCCACTCACTAGCAATTCTGCATTTTCAATACACGATAGCCATTGGTCTATATTTTTGGCCTCAAAAATTTTTAAATCGAATTTAAGTCTGGGTTTTACAAAAGCAATGAATTCCCTATCGTCCTTGGCAGCCCAGTCTTTTGCTCCATATAAAAAGGTTATGCTATATCCTTGTCGATGCATTGCATTTAAGTAAGAGCTGAACTGGGAAAGCCCATTTTTAAATTCATCAATATTACCCCTTTCATCAGACAAAATATTCAAATTCAGCCAGTTAGCAGAACCTGCAATTAATAAGGTTTTAGGATCCTTTTTTCCGTCAGGGGTGTAATGATTTTTAATATATAGGGGCGAGCAATCGAAGCTCTCAATCGCTCTAATTCCTATCTTCCTTGCTAAAGTATAACTTAAGTGCTCACGAATTTCTGCAAAGTCTATAGCGTCATAAACAAGCTTGTATAATTTTATAATGTTACGGTCATCAACTGAAAGATTGTCTTGTGGGTAGATTGAATGATTTATAATTTCCACATGCTTTCTGCAAAATACTTTAGCGACATAGCACAAATACAATAAGCTTAAAGGGGCAGGTCTGACTCCGTGAAGGGTCCCTTCACCATTCACAATTATAATATCATTCTGCTTTATCCTTTTTATAATTTCGGAATGTGATACAGAGAATTTAATAAAATTATTTCCATCATTAAACTCTTGGATAGAGCTTGGAGGTGCGGTGATCTTATAAGTTTCTGTGATTGAGATGGAATCTAATTGATATCCCAGTTTGGTAATTTCATCTTTAATTGCCAGGCTGGTGGCAGTACATCCAAAGTGATACCAATTTGTGGTATCGTTAATCAGCAGGACTCTGCTCAGCTTCTCTTTATTCATACAACCAAGCCTTTATAATTTGGGTACGCGGTGCCCTTCTTTTACGTAGAATTTACTATACTGAGTTCCTGAGCCAAAATTAAAAATGCTTTAGCTACAATACATGACAACCTCATCTAGGAGTTTCTGAAACCATAAATGGTTTGACTTACATTAAATCCGACAATACTGTGTTTCAATTAAATATATTTTACTCAAATGGATTAATTTTAATGAAATTGAAAACAATATTAACAACACTGACGCTGCTGATTTGTTGTGTCCAAAAGTCCAACGGTTCTTCAGCATCAAGTTCCAGCACACCCTCCCTTGCTTAGATACTGGCAAAGAATTCATCTTGCCGGTCTCTCGTTGTAGGATGTGGAAAAAATCCTGGTTCTTGGAAGTCATCTTCTGAATCTCGCGGGCAATACAATGAATGGGAGGCAACTAAAGATGGTGACCATTCCCATAAAGGGTGTCTAACCTTAGCAGAGGATGGTGCGGTTCAACCTGACCTTCTCTTCGATTGGACTCAACCTGTGCCGGAATCTATGCACAACAGGTTTGATATTATTTATTTAGAAAAATTGCCCCCTGTTGTTTTAGAACAACCAATTTGCATGCAAAACTTATTTGCCTGTCTTTCGTCAAAAGGAAAGGGTTATTTAGATCATCAGTTTCAACAAAAACCTGGAACGGATTACGCTTTAACAAATCCTTTCACGATGACCATGCCTGCCTTTTCAGAGGAAACTCAGAAAAAAATAAGCGGCCTTAAAAAGTTGGAAGAAGCTTTTACCAAAAGCTTTTATGAAAAAGCTAACATTTCTAAGGGGATCCCTATGAGTAAAGAACAGTTCACTGCTCTTATTTTATCTGACCCAACGTTGGGAAAAATGAATGCAAAAGTATACGAGATAAAGGGGCAGATAGAATCGTTTATTAACCAAGAGATTCTATCTCAAAGAGCGCAAGCCTATACCCTTCTTAGAGAACCAGCGAATGCCTTAGCGAAAAAATATATGGAGGGGTTTGGATTTCACAAAATTGAAGTCAAAATCTATGGAAAGCAAAAGAATCCCTTTAATGAACGGAATAATTCAACGTTGATTCAAGTTCAAAAGCCCTAGTACCCTCTAAAAATGATACTTATCGAGCATGGCTTTCAGGTGGTCCTTTAGCTGAGGGTCGGCATAGGCAAAAGCCATATTCGCCTCTAGCCAGCCTTCCTTTGTACCGCAATCAAAGCGCTGCCCTTGGAATCGAAATCCGCACAACCCCCTTGGAATCATGGCTTGAATAGCATCAGTTAGTTGAATTTCCCCACCGGCCCCTGGCTTTTGGGTGCGCAAATGCTGAAATATCTGGCTGTTCAATATATAACGCCCTATGACTGCAATCCGCGAAGGTGCTTGGTCGATGGCCGGTTTTTCCACTACAGCTTCCGCAATTATCTTTTGTCCATCGGCGTCTTGAGAGGTTTTTAATATGCCGTAGCGGTTGGTGTGATCATAGGGAACCTCCATAACACCCACCATATTGCCCTCTAAGGGGCTGTAGGCTTGGGTCATCTGTTGAAGGCATGGGTGGTCCGCCAAAACCAAATCATCGGCCAGAATGACCGCAAAGGCGTCTTCATTGACCAGTTCCTGTGCACACAAAACAGCGTGCCCCAATCCAAGGGGGGCTTGTTGACGAATGTAGATGGCCTGTCCTGGGTTTAATTTGATATCCTCGATCAGAGACAGCTCTTGCACTTTCCCGCGCGCCCTTAAGGCCATCTCTAGCATTGGGCAGGAATCAAAATGATCCTCAATAGCTGTTTTTCCTTGGGATGTCACAAAAATGAACCGCTCAATGCCGGCCGCCTTTGCCTCCTCCACCGCATATTGAATCAAGGGCTTGTCAACAACGACCATCATTTCTTTGGGGATTGACTTGGTGGCAGGCAGGAAACGACTGCCTAGGCCAGCCACCGGGAATATACACGTTTTAATGGGATTCATAATGGTTACGCAATTCTTGAGTTCTGTCTTTGTTGGGGCAACTGGATTGCTTCCATAAGTGTTTTCAGCTCTTGCTTAGCAGCAATGTGTGAAAGGCTTAAAGCTGTGTTGCTCTCTTTCAAATCTAATAAAGTTAAACCGCTTAGGAACAATTCACGAAAAATAACCCGCTCACCAAATCCATCGATCAACCGAAAACCAATTCGCTTAGACAACGCGCGTAAGACTTTCCCCATTTCTTCTTTGTTGCGGGAATAAATGCTGCTAAGGCGGTTACGCAATACGATCCAATCAATCGACCCACCATCACGAATAGCCCGCTGTTTTTTTTGCTCCCACACCATTTCTGCATAAGTACTGGGCCTTAGAATGTCCAATGACTCAGGAGTAACCCTGACCAGCATGTCCAGATCAATAAAGCTGTCATTCAAGGGGGTGATCAGCATGTCTGCATACGAATGGGCAAGGCGTGACAGAAAATTGTCACTTCCG contains:
- a CDS encoding polysaccharide pyruvyl transferase family protein, encoding MNKEKLSRVLLINDTTNWYHFGCTATSLAIKDEITKLGYQLDSISITETYKITAPPSSIQEFNDGNNFIKFSVSHSEIIKRIKQNDIIIVNGEGTLHGVRPAPLSLLYLCYVAKVFCRKHVEIINHSIYPQDNLSVDDRNIIKLYKLVYDAIDFAEIREHLSYTLARKIGIRAIESFDCSPLYIKNHYTPDGKKDPKTLLIAGSANWLNLNILSDERGNIDEFKNGLSQFSSYLNAMHRQGYSITFLYGAKDWAAKDDREFIAFVKPRLKFDLKIFEAKNIDQWLSCIENAELLVSGRFHHTIAAGCLGTRFIALNSNTPKMDGLLKALGTERALRYDDPDLAEKLHKQTLESYDKSIDHILGQKLCDKAMLNFHCLHNAICYK
- a CDS encoding UTP--glucose-1-phosphate uridylyltransferase, with the translated sequence MNPIKTCIFPVAGLGSRFLPATKSIPKEMMVVVDKPLIQYAVEEAKAAGIERFIFVTSQGKTAIEDHFDSCPMLEMALRARGKVQELSLIEDIKLNPGQAIYIRQQAPLGLGHAVLCAQELVNEDAFAVILADDLVLADHPCLQQMTQAYSPLEGNMVGVMEVPYDHTNRYGILKTSQDADGQKIIAEAVVEKPAIDQAPSRIAVIGRYILNSQIFQHLRTQKPGAGGEIQLTDAIQAMIPRGLCGFRFQGQRFDCGTKEGWLEANMAFAYADPQLKDHLKAMLDKYHF
- a CDS encoding ribonuclease J; amino-acid sequence: MDTLLRVLFPFMKKLPSKKDFWFLPLGGAGEIGMNLNLYGHDQQWLMVDLGITFHDRLGVEVLSPDPSAILPFQKNLKGLVLTHAHEDHVGAIPYLWPYLRCPLYATPFTAAIIRQKISDKIWADEVEIIEVPLSGTVQIGHFKVEFITITHSIAEPNVLAITTPLGTVIHTGDWKIDPHPLVGEATNFKRLQEWGDQGVLALVCDSTNALSEGSSGSEQDVRDELNRLIGEFPNHRVTVACFASNIARLETIGLTAAAHGRKVCLVGRSLYRMVAAAQYAGYLNNLPGFISDREAVDMPPEKVLFITTGSQGEARSGLARISSLQHPVIKMGPRDVVFFSSRVIPGNERHIGSLQNRLVQSGVTLITANDEDIHVSGHPARDELKQMYQWVRPRSAIPVHGEARHLHAHAQLAKEQGVNDVLATQNGSLIQLGAESVSVIEQVQTGRWALDGDRMIPMDSLVLKQRNKLSMQGIIFITVGISALGSRTRLPQFTLLGVCQPGEEEQDLKRDLQCLVRDMPSADFIKDETNSMNDLRKVVRQLVNQRLGKKPLVEIHIVKD
- a CDS encoding valine--tRNA ligase is translated as MLEKTFNPKSFESIRYLQTQPFFKADPTSDKNPFTLMMPPPNVTGSLHLGHALTYTLQDILVRFKRQCGFDALWQPGTDHAGIATQMVVERQLAEKNISRQDLGRDAFLEKVWEWKKESGDTIVEQQRRLGISPDWERSRFTMDEGLSEAVSKVFIELYQKGLIYRAKRLVNWDSKLKTAISDLEVINQDVKGHLYYIRYPLADDPTQGILVATTRPETLFGDTAVAVHPDDERYQHLIGKMVHLPLTDRVIPIIADTYCDPEKGTGAVKITPGHDFNDFAVGERHGLPQINILDADACLNDQVPAEFQGLSVDKGCEKVVTELAEHALLINVEAITHAVPYGDRSGVQIQPWLTDQWFVDAKVLAEPAIKAVEEGRIRFVPEQWNNTYFEWLRNIQPWCISRQIWWGHQIPAWYGPDGHVFVAKDDEAAQAQAIAHYGEKVNLTRDTDVLDTWFSSALWPFSTLGWPQDETLLDRYYPTDVLITGFDIIFFWVARMIMMGLYFKDDVPFRTVYIHALVRDEKGQKMSKSKGNIINPLEIIDKYGTDALRFTLAALAAPGRDIKLGESRVEGYRNFLTKIWNSARFLQMNDCTYNPDFDSNNCQHLLNRWIVYKTKMLARDVHQHLETYRFDWGAQSLYQFLWGNFCDIYIECLKPLLHETDDQDLHQETRQTASWVLLEFLKVAHPFIPLVTEELWHAFYPNAPHLLIQSAWPAIDGALAENKDLKAVDFALSIVAEVRSLRGLFNLSPNLKIPLLLDGGCMNDATVLQAHQSWILHLARLESFDFNPKDEEKQKSVPFVIGQNTFYLKLGHLINLEAAYKVLDIKLETLMKESNHLENKLRNTAYQQAKPESWQTDKQLLETKQHEQKRLRRIVEG
- a CDS encoding division plane positioning ATPase MipZ; this translates as MSKKPYIIVLGNEKGGTGKSTAAMHVITWLLREGHQVGSLDIDARQGTLTRYVENRRVRQQNKGEDLPLPQHEAVFKSTLANQGEAEAEDTEKLSGIIQNLSAVDYIVIDTPGSDNFLSRLAHSYADMLITPLNDSFIDLDMLVRVTPESLDILRPSTYAEMVWEQKKQRAIRDGGSIDWIVLRNRLSSIYSRNKEEMGKVLRALSKRIGFRLIDGFGERVIFRELFLSGLTLLDLKESNTALSLSHIAAKQELKTLMEAIQLPQQRQNSRIA